The genome window GTCGGGCATATCATCGGCCAGAGCGAGAAGCTGAATTTGATGGAGGATATCAAGCGGGCAGTGAATCGAGTTGCCTTTGCCCCCGAGACGATCCCGCCTGAAGACCATAACCGTCGTGTGTGCCACAACTGCGGGTGTGGTTGTTAAGGTTGATGTTGACAGTCAGGATTTTCTGGGCGTGCTGTTCTGAATCGTTTACTGCAACCGGAATGATCGATGCAGTTAGATTCCCATTGATGAGAGAAAGCCGCGCATAGCTCAGTTCCGCATTCATACGGTGGAGTGATCCGGGGTTGATGAAAAGGATGCCGTCGATTTCATCTATGGCGGCACGGTGGGTGTGTCCGTACAGTACCACGCGGGCATGTGCGCTTTCAGCCCGCTTCTGGAGCTGGGCAAGTCCCATCTTTACCTGATAACGATCCCCATGGGTCAAGAGCATCTTCGTTCCACCGATATCAACGCAGAGTTCCCTTGGGTGTTTGCCCGGTGCATCACAGTTACCAGCGACTTTTTCAACCGGTCGGTTGAAGATATGCTCAAGCACGACAGCATCGCTGGTTTCGTCTCCCAGGTGGGCGATCACGTCGACGTGACCTGCCTGGGCGATAACTTCTGCTGCAGCATGATAATTACCGTGGGTGTCTGAAATAATCAAATATTCCATGCAATTAACCTTAGCAGAAAATATTGCTGGCAGTCAAGAAAACATTGTTTCTCTTTAATGTGAATGGATCTTCACGGCTACAGAACCGCAGTACCCGGGATGACCGATGAAAAACAAGTGGTTGTGGATAGCAGCAGGCGTCAGCGGTGGCTTCTTGTTTTTGTTTGCCGCTTCGTTGATGATTGCTTTGCTATTAATGGGTGATGGCTCGACCCTGATCAAGGAGAGCGGTATCGGTCTTGTTGAGGTGAGGGGGGTCATCCTTGATTCGCAGGAAACCGTCAAGCAGCTTCACGACTTTGGAAAGAACGACAAGATTAAAGCAGTCGTACTCCGTATCGACTCTCCCGGTGGCGTGGTGGGCCCTTCGCAGGAGATCTACCAGGAGGTGAAAAAACTCGCCGCCAGGAAAAAGGTGATTGTCTCCATGGGAAGTGTCGCTGCATCCGGAGGGTATTATATCGCTGCACCGGCAACCTTGATCATGGCCAACCCCGGCACCATAACCGGCAGTATCGGTGTTCTCATGAAATTTTCCAACATCGAAGGGCTGTTGGACAAAATCGGTATGAAGGCATTCACCTTGAAGACCGGCAAATACAAGGATGCTGGATCTCCTCTGCGTCCCATGAGTGACGAGGAAAAGACGCTGTTGCAGGGGGTAATCGAGAGTACGCATGGTCAGTTCGTCAAGGCTGTTGCCGAAGGTCGGCGTCTTCCCGTGGGGCAGGTGCAGGCCATTGCGGACGGCAGGATCTTTTCCGGTGAACAGGCGTTGGAGCTGAAACTTGTTGACCGGCTCGGATCGCTCCAGGATGCCATCGAAGAGGCCGGGCGACTGGCCGGTATTAGCGGTGAGCCGACGGTAGTCAGGCCTCCGAAGAAGAAAAAGATGCTGCTCGATATGCTTGTGGAAGAATCGGCTTCCCGGATCACCAACTTGGTGCGCGAGGAGATCGGCCTTTCCGTGAACTATGAAATGGCCGGTGTTGGCGGAAAATGAAAAACCCCGCCGTGGCGGGGTCTGATTCATTGCATGTGATCCATTGGTTGCCGGAATCACTTCGGCATGGGGCAGTAGAGGTCACCGTACGGGCGCTTGCTTTTCGGCAGGACCTTGATGAATGGCTCGCTCAGAACCTCTTTCAGATCAAGGCGAAAATCCTTGCAGAAATCCTTGAGATACCCCTCCAACTCCTGCTGGTCTTCCTGGGTGACCGGGAATACTCCAACCTCTCTGGACAGCTTTGTTTCATCGACTGCCCCCCTGATGTAGATGACGCCACCGTGCATGCCGGTTCCGAACCTGAATCCGTGTTTCGGTTTTTCAGGGTCGTCAGTGTACATCCCCAGCAGGATAAGTACTCCGCCAGCCATATATTCACCGAAGAAATCGCCTGCCTTGCCGCCGGCTATCAGGACCGGCTTGTTTTCGTCGAACGATTTCATATGGATACCTACCCGGTATCCCACGTCTTTCAGGATATGCACCCGGCCGCCGCGCATGCCGTAGCCGAGAACATCCCCTGCATGACCATGGACCACGACCTTGCCGGCGTTCATGGTGTTGCCGATATTGTCCTGGCCGTTCTCTTTGACGATGATGGTCGCACCGTTCATGAACGCGCCCAGGTCGTTGCCGGGCACACCATGGATGGTAATCGTCACGGGACGGTTGATGCCGTCGCCGATAAAGTACTGGCCATTGACGTTCATCAGTTCAATCGATTCTGTACCGCCAGCAACAGCCTCGCGGATCTTCTGGTTCAACTCGCGATAATAAACGCCTTTTGCATCGATTTTCATGGCGAAATCCTCTGTTTCCGTGATGGAAAAAAACTAGGCAGCTCCGTTCTGCAGCCGTGCAATGACCGGTTCTCCGCCCCGCGGCGACCAGACACGGTCGGGAGATGGGCAGATCTCCCGGATTGCAGCCTCCTCCGAGGCCATATAGACGAAATCGTCCTTGGTGGCACAGACCAGCGGTCGGAGTTTGACCCGGTCATTGAGCCCTATCAATCCTTCGTTGCTGGCAAAAAGGATGGCAAAGGGGCCGTTCAGGAGTCCGCTTCCGTAGACCTGCCTGATGGCGGTGAGCAGTTCACGCTCGTCAGTGGGGAGTGTGTCGATCATATCCCAGAACGGGGCTGCCAGGGCCAGGCTGGCAAGTTCCGGCGTCAAGCCGTGCTTCCGGATCAACAGGTCGAGCATGTAGGTGACCACCTCGGTGTCGGTAAGCATGGTGCAGAGATAGCCGTACATCTCCAGGTAACGCTTGTTGATGCCGTACGAGGAGATCTCGCCGTTATGGACGATGGACCAGTCGAGCAGGGTGAAGGGGTGCGCACCGCCCCACCAGCCGGGAGTGTTGGTCGGGAAGCGGTTGTGAGCGGTCCAGATATGCCCCTGGTACTCTTCGAGACGGAAAAATTCGGCGATGTCCTCGGGATAACCGACGCCTTTGAATGCCCCCATATTTTTGCCTGACGAGACGACAAAAGCCCCTTCGATTTCCAGGTTGATCCGCATGACATGGCTGACGATGATATCTTCGTCAGTCATGTTCTGGAACTCGATAGCTTCCTTATATTCAGGCGTTTCCATCGGCTTGATGAAGTAACGCTTGAAGGATGGCGGGTTGACGATTGCAGGAGTCCTGCGGGTCGGGATATCTTCCTGCTGCTCTATGAAAAAGAACTGCTCCAGATACTCTTCGGTAAGCTGCTGGGCCATGCTGTTTTCATACATCAGGTGGAAGGCAAAGTAATCAGGATAGTCCGGATAAATGCCATAGGCGGCAAAACCGCCACCAAGTCCGTTACCCCGGTCATGCATGAGAGCTATGGATTTGATGATGACGCTCCCCTCGACCAATGTGCCGGAGGTCGAGATGAACCCGGTAAGGCCGCAGTTGGAGATATCCTTTTCAAAGTTGTGGGTTGGTTTCATATTCATTGTGTTCGCTCTCCGTTGGATAACGGTAACAGTTCTCTCGACAGGTTATGCAGCCTTCCCGAAAGGGGCGAAAAGGGCGCTGCGCAGCTCTTTGGGCAGATGTATGATCCCGAAACCGGGTGCAAGCAGGTGCTCCTTGAAGGGGGTCACGTCGACCTGCTCACGAATGAGACCGGCAAAGATCCCGGCCCGTTCGACATTACCGACCAGCACCGCACCCACCAGGCGATTGTCTTTCACGACGATCTTGCGGTAGGAATAGGATTCGAGATCCTGATAGGTGAGAATCTCAAACTCTGCCAGGTTCTGGGGATTGGTGACACCCATGGAGATGGTCGAAACCTTGAAAAACTCGATGGAGTTCATGGAGAGCCCGCCGGCATATTCCTTCTGTTTGCCGGCCATGGCAGTCCCTGCAATGTCCCCCTGGATGTAGGCATCAGGCCAGATGGGCAGAGGATTCTTGGTGTCGCTGAAAAAGTCCCGTGCCTCGGCAACGTCCCCGGCAGCGAAGACGCCCTTCATGCTGGTTTCCATGCATCCATCCACAACCACGCCCCGGTTGACGTCGATGCCGCTCCCTTTGAGGAAGACCGCTGCAGGTCGCACGCCGATGGCGACGATCACCGTATCGCACGGCAGATAATCTCCTGACTTGAGGACCACTCCGGAGATCGCGGAGCCGTCACCTTCGATCTTCACCACGGTCTCCTCGGTGATCACGTCGATGCCGTTCAGTTTCATCTTCTTGGAAACGATTCTGCCTGCCGGCCGATCAAAGGCGGCAGAGAGAATCCGGTCGGCCAACTCGACGATGGTCACCTTTTTCCCCAGGAGGTGGAGGCCTTCGGCAGCTTTCAGGCCGATAAGGCCACCGCCGATGACGACCGCGTGCTCGATGTCATGGGCAATTGCCTTCAGCTTGGCCGCATCGTCCCAGGTGGTGAAGGTAAATATCTTTTCCTTGCCGGCCAGACCTTCGATGGGAGGCACGAAGGGGTCGCCTCCCGTGGCTATGAGAAGCCGGTCGTAGGCGACCGTATCGCCGGCTGCAAGTTTCACCTGGCGCTTTTTGCTGTCGACACCCACGACTTCGGAATTGAGCAGCAGATTGATCCGATGCTTGTCGTAGAAGTCTTCGGGCAGGTAGGCCATCCGCTTTTCGCTGATGAGCCCGCCGAGCAGGTAGGAGATGAGCGGACGGCCATAGGCGACATGACGCTCGCGGGAGATGACGGTGATGTTGCCATCCTGGTCAACGTCCCTGATGGCACGCACTGCGCCGACAGCTGCAACGGAGTTGCCGATGATGACGTAATTCATTTCTGGATCCCCTCCTTGAATACCAGAGCCCGGTTGGGGCAGGCATCCACGCAGGCCGGGCCTTTACGATCCGGACAGAGATCGCATTTGTTGGCCTTTTTCTTGGCAGTATTGCGCTGAACGGCACCATAGGGGCAGGCCATCACGCATGACCAGCACCCTACGCACTGCTCCGTATCGATCCTGACCACTCCCTGATCGTTTTTCTGTATGGCGCCGGAGATGCAGGCCCGTAGGCAATCCGGCTCATCGCAATGCCGGCAGGTGGTGGAAAGGGAGATAATGCCCCCCTCTGCCTCTTCTACCGTACAACGGGAGATGGGGCGGACCTGCTCATGAAGAAAGGCCTTCACCGGGTCCTTGGAAAGGGAGTGTTCCGTGATGCAGGCCACCTCGCAGAGGTGGCAGCCGATGCAGGCATCTTCGAGTGTATAAATCCGTTTCATAGATTATCCTTCATAATATCCAGGATGAGGATTTTCCGCGGGACAGAGCCTTTGGCCGCGCAGCTGCGGTCATGTCGAGCTCAATGGAATGAGCATGGGAAGACATGCTGCATAAGATGCGGGAAAGACCTGAATACTCTATTCTCCTGCGGGTATGACGCCAAGGAGGTTCATGTCCTTTTCAGTCAGTCCGACTGCCCGTAGTTTATAGCGGTTGCCGCGGAGCGATTCAAGGGCATTGAGTCCCATGCCGCCGAGTATTTCTTTCATTTCGTGTCCCCAGGCCCGGACCAGGTTGACCAGTTTCTCGGCACCGATTTCTGGATTGAGACGTTTGGCAAGGTACGGGTTGTTGGTGGTGATCCCCCAGGGGCATTTGCCGGTGTAGCAGCGCTGGCAGAGGGTGCAGCCTAGGGCGAGCAGCGTCGACGTTCCCAGGTTGATGGCATCGGCACCCATGGCGATGGCCTTGATGGCGTCTCCCGAGTTACGAACACCGCCGCCGACGACGATGGAGACCTGGTTTCTGATCCCTTCGTCCCTCAGGCGGGTATCGACCGCTGCAAGAGCGAGTTCCATCGGTATCCCCACATTGTCACGGATGACCTGCGGCGCTGCGCCGGTACCCCCACGGAAACCGTCGATGGTGATGATATCCGCGCCGGCTCGCGCGATACCTGATGCAATGGCAGCCACGTGGTGGACGGCTGCAATCTTCACCGATACAGGTTTTTCGTAGTTGGTCGCTTCCTTGAGTGCGTAAATCAGCTGGCGCAGGTCCTCGATGGAGTAGATGTCGTGATGCGGTGCTGGTGAGATGGCGTCGGAACCGAGGGGGATCATCCTGGTCTCGGAGATGTCGGAATTGACCTTTTCTCCGGGCAGGTGGCCGCCGATGCCCGGTTTCGCACCCTGACCGACCTTGATCTCGATGGCGACCCCGGCGTTCAGGTATTGTTCACTGACGCCGAACCGGCCGGAAGCAACCTGGACAATGACGTTCTTGCCGTATTTGTACAGGTCCTTATGCAGTCCACCTTCACCGGTGTTGTAAAGGGTGCCGAGTTCCTGTGCTGCAGCAGCCATGGCCCGGTGGGCATTGAGGTTGAGGGCGCCGTAACTCATGGCGGAGAAGATGAAAGGGTATTCCAGTTTCAGCTGCGGTGACAATGTGGTTGCCAGTTTGGGCTTGTTGGTTTTCTTGTCGCGCACAACCTCGATGGAGTGCGGTTTTCTGCCCAGGTAGGTACGGAGTTCCATCGGCTCACGGAGCGGATCGATGGAAGGGTTGGTCACCTGGGAGGCGTCGAGGAGCAGATGGTCCCAGTAGATGGGGTATTTCGCCGGATTACCCATGGCGGCCAGCAGGATGCCGCCGGTATCGGCCTGGGCATAGAGGTTCCGGATGTGGGCTGATGACCATGAGGCGTTTGCCTTGAAGCTCTCCTCGTTCGTCTTTATGGTGATGGCGCCGGTAGGGCAGAGCGCCGAACAGCGACGGCAGCCGATACAGAGGCCGCTATCCTCGGTCAGGCAATCAGCTTCCGGGATGTAGCGATGCACCTCATAGGCACACTGACGTTCACAGACCTTGCAGCGAATGCAGAGAGGGTCCTTGCGATCGACGATGAATTCATTAAAGGATTCGTTGACGGTTTTGTAAAGCACCTGTCATACCTCCATGGGGAGCGGATGCCAAGAAGTCAGCACGTGAGATCTGCACTGCGACGGGTAAGTTGCTATTTACATGCCAGAATCTGAGGAGTGTGATGATAAGTGGTAACTGACTGTAATTGCGGGATTGTATATATTGTGAATCGGGGTGTGCGCGTTGTCAAGGCATGAATGCCAAGCGGCAGTGTGAGTGTGTGAGTATGTAATGTAGTCTGGTGAGTAGGTGTAGTGTTTCAGGGTTGGCGGGAGGGGAGCCGCTCCAGATATTTTTTCAGACCCTGGTCAAAGATGCGTTGCACTTCAGCCTTGGTCGGATGGAGATAGTAGCTGGTGTAGGCGAAGACCAGGAGTATGAACAGGGCCACCAGAACAACAATGCCGATTCGCCGACGTACGGGATGGATGCCGTGACGAAATTCTGCCGATATCTCATTCCGGAAACGGCTCAATGCTGGCATTTCCTCGGCAATCTGCCGTATTTGCTGCTGCTGGATACGCTGGATGTAGCTGATGAGGGTGTCCCGGTCGCGTTCGTCGATGCAGGTGAATTTGAATGCCGTGGCATAGCCTTGCGTACCGTCTTGTGTAAGCGTCGGATCAGCGTAGAGCACCTTGCCGGCTACCTCGATGAGGCGGGGAGGTGTTCCGGGGATGTAGAGTTCCAGCAAGGCATAACTATCTGGTAGCAGCCTTTCGCAAAGGCAGGTCCGAAGGCCACCGCCACTGATGTTGGCGGCAACCGGCGGTTCATATTCAAGGGGTATTGGCGCATGTGACGCACCGGGTAATGACTCATCCGGTTCGCCCTGGTAGATGAAACTCGCAGGTTGAATCCTGCTCCGCTCCAGGTTCTCCATCCGTTCAATCCATTGCCGACGGACGGTTTTTTCATCCCAGCCGGGAATGTTCAGATAACGGAGAGGAAGATAGGTGTCGATGCGGAAAAATTCGCGCAGTTCCTCGAATATGACATTCCCGACCAGGCGGACCAGAAGGTATCTGCTGTCGGTTCCGCTTACCAGCAGAGAACGACAGCGGAAACCGCTTCCTTTGCTCCCGGAACGGAGTTCGAGCATGTCGCCCGTGGCAATGGTTACCTTATCTGAAAGCCGGTCATCGTCCAGTTCCAATTCAAGGAGATCACGGGTGAGACCGGTGACAAAAGCTTTCAACTCGGGATGACTGCCATCCGCACTGAGCAGAGTCGCCCTTACAAGCTGTTGCTGCGTGAAGTGTCGCTGGTATTCGAGTAATGCTTCGGTCATGGGATTCCGGGAGGGCTCTGGTTCATCCGTTGGGGGAGCAAACCCGGTTCAGTTCAGCCAAGAGCTCGTCAACGCCGATTTTATGGACGCCGGCACCATGTTCCACCGATTCGAGATCGGCGATCTGGCATTCATGGCAATCGAGTCCGTACTTGGTAAAGATCTTGATGGATTCGGGATAGGTTCGAAGAATCATGCCGATGGTCATCTCTTTGGTGATCATGGCTGCTCCTGAAAAAAGGCGAGGAGATATTTCCCTCGCCTTTTTGGGTGTTTGCCGGTTCGAGGTTTCGTTAATTGAGGTTTTTGCTGGCTTCTTCGACTCGGTCCATACCAGTTAAATTGTTTATCAAGATGATCAGGCCAGATCCTGTACCCCTTGGTAGATGATATCGAACAGTTCGGCGATATCCTTTTCCTCAATGCAGGAGAAGGCTATCCGCAGGTCGGTCTTGCCGATGGAGATGCCGCCGACGCCGTACTTGTCGAGGATGTGGATCCGCAACTTCTCGGCATCGACAGTTTTCAGCTTGAGGCACATGAAATAGCCGGAGTTGAACGGGTAGTAGGCCCAGGCGGAATCGTACTTGCCGCTGTTGAGGACTTCCTTCACCTTAAGGGCGCGGCCTTTCAGCACCTGGAACTTCTCTTCCTTCTGTTCAAGGAATTTCGGGGAGCGGAGCGCCTCGATGGCGAAGGTCTGGGAGGGATGGGGGCAGTTGGAGATCCGCGCGCGGATGATCCCCATGGCCTTCTTCTCCAGGGCGGTCATGACCCGGGCGTTCTCGAAGCTATTGCCGTCGGCGAAGGTGATGAAGCCGGTCCTGAAGCCCCAGACGAACTCCTCCTTGGTGGCGCCGTCGAGCTTGACCGCCAGGATGCGGGGGTGGAGGTTGGCGAGCTTGCCGAAGAGCGACTCCTTCATGCTATCCTCGTAGAAAAGCCCGAAGTAGGCGTCGTCGGTGACGGCGACGATGTTGCAGCCGCCCTCGGCAACTTCCTTGATGGCGGCAACGATGGCGTCACCCTCGGCGACGGTCGGGGTGTAGCCGCTCGGGTTGTTGGGGAAGTTCAGGATGACGATTGCTTTCCCCTTTTCCTCGGCGCTGTTCTTTAGCTCGGCCTTGAAGGCGTCTACGTCATAGCCGCCGGCCACGGTAAAGGTCGGGAATTTCCGCATGACGGCGCCGGAGCAGGTGCCGAAGGTGAGGTTGTAGTTCCCCCAGAGCATGTCCGGCAGGATTACATGGTCGCCGTTGTCGACGAACATATCGGCAACGATGGAGAGGCCGTGGGTGAGGGCGTTGGTGACGATTGGGTTGCTGAAGTGTTTCCCCTGCTGGCTCGGGTTCTCCCGCAGCTGCTTCTCCCGCCACAACGCCCGCAGTTCAGGCTTGCCGGCCGGCGGCGCATAGGGGTAGATGTCTTTCGGGTCAAATTCGGAGAGCTTGTCCTGGATGCACTGGAGGTACATCGGGCCGCCATTTTCGGTGGCGATGCCTATGGTGGCGTTGAATTTGTGGGCTTTTTCCTTTGCTTCTGCCGACTGGGTCAGTATTCCCTTGGGGAAGAAAAGGTTCTTTCCCAGGTCGGACAGCATTTCCAATGCATATGGGTTGCTTTGGCTGAGCATTTCGTTGAGTTCGACGGCTAACGGATTCATTAGGGTCTCCTTGTTTTGTGTGCATATGATGAAAACTTGTTTGCAAGCGCTTGTTTGACGAGCGGCGGCACCAGTCCGTCCACAGGGCCGTTCAGGGAACTCACCTCCTTGACGATGGATGAGGAGAGGTAGCTGAACGGTACCGACGTCATCATGAACAGGGTTTCGATCTCCTGGGAGATGCTCCGGTTCATCTGGGCTATCTGGAATTCGTACTCGAAATCAGACACGGCCCGTAGCCCCCTGATGATGACGGTGGCGTGCTGAGAAAGGACGTAGTCTATCAGAAGGCCGCCGAAGGTGTCAACTTTTGCCCGGGGATTGTCCTCAAGGACAAGGCTGATGAGTTCAACCCGCTCCTCAATCGTGAAAAGGGAATTTTTGCTGGAATTGCTGGCCACAGCAACGATTACACTGTCGAAGATGCGAAGTCCTCGGTTGATAATATCCAGATGGCCATAGGTGATGGGATCAAAGGAGCCTGGATAAACGGCTATTTTCCTGGGCATGCTTGAACCTCAATGCGAATTGGTGAAGAATGTGAGCGCCGTGTCACCATAAATGCGATGATCAAATTGGCGCAACAGTCCGACATATTCGGGCAATAGTTCTTGGGCAGTGGTTTCGATCACTACGAGAGCCTGTTCGAACAGGATTTCATGTGCTGAAACCTGGTTGAGCAGTTCTGCCGCAATCCCCTGACCATATGGAGGATCGGCAAGGACAAGGTGAAATCTGCGCCCCTGCTCGCTGAGGCGAGAAACCGCGATGCGAGCGTCGGAAATAATTATTTCGGACCTATCTGAAAATCCCGTTGCCAGAAGGTTCTTTTTTGTCAACTCTGCAGAGCTGCGGTGATTGTCGACAAAGACGGCTTCGTCGGCTCCTCTGCTCAGAGCCTCGATTCCC of Geobacter sp. contains these proteins:
- a CDS encoding YfcE family phosphodiesterase, which codes for MEYLIISDTHGNYHAAAEVIAQAGHVDVIAHLGDETSDAVVLEHIFNRPVEKVAGNCDAPGKHPRELCVDIGGTKMLLTHGDRYQVKMGLAQLQKRAESAHARVVLYGHTHRAAIDEIDGILFINPGSLHRMNAELSYARLSLINGNLTASIIPVAVNDSEQHAQKILTVNINLNNHTRSCGTHDGYGLQAGSSRGQRQLDSLPA
- the sppA gene encoding signal peptide peptidase SppA — protein: MKNKWLWIAAGVSGGFLFLFAASLMIALLLMGDGSTLIKESGIGLVEVRGVILDSQETVKQLHDFGKNDKIKAVVLRIDSPGGVVGPSQEIYQEVKKLAARKKVIVSMGSVAASGGYYIAAPATLIMANPGTITGSIGVLMKFSNIEGLLDKIGMKAFTLKTGKYKDAGSPLRPMSDEEKTLLQGVIESTHGQFVKAVAEGRRLPVGQVQAIADGRIFSGEQALELKLVDRLGSLQDAIEEAGRLAGISGEPTVVRPPKKKKMLLDMLVEESASRITNLVREEIGLSVNYEMAGVGGK
- a CDS encoding NAD(P)/FAD-dependent oxidoreductase, whose product is MNYVIIGNSVAAVGAVRAIRDVDQDGNITVISRERHVAYGRPLISYLLGGLISEKRMAYLPEDFYDKHRINLLLNSEVVGVDSKKRQVKLAAGDTVAYDRLLIATGGDPFVPPIEGLAGKEKIFTFTTWDDAAKLKAIAHDIEHAVVIGGGLIGLKAAEGLHLLGKKVTIVELADRILSAAFDRPAGRIVSKKMKLNGIDVITEETVVKIEGDGSAISGVVLKSGDYLPCDTVIVAIGVRPAAVFLKGSGIDVNRGVVVDGCMETSMKGVFAAGDVAEARDFFSDTKNPLPIWPDAYIQGDIAGTAMAGKQKEYAGGLSMNSIEFFKVSTISMGVTNPQNLAEFEILTYQDLESYSYRKIVVKDNRLVGAVLVGNVERAGIFAGLIREQVDVTPFKEHLLAPGFGIIHLPKELRSALFAPFGKAA
- a CDS encoding 4Fe-4S dicluster domain-containing protein, with translation MKRIYTLEDACIGCHLCEVACITEHSLSKDPVKAFLHEQVRPISRCTVEEAEGGIISLSTTCRHCDEPDCLRACISGAIQKNDQGVVRIDTEQCVGCWSCVMACPYGAVQRNTAKKKANKCDLCPDRKGPACVDACPNRALVFKEGIQK
- a CDS encoding FMN-binding glutamate synthase family protein; the encoded protein is MLYKTVNESFNEFIVDRKDPLCIRCKVCERQCAYEVHRYIPEADCLTEDSGLCIGCRRCSALCPTGAITIKTNEESFKANASWSSAHIRNLYAQADTGGILLAAMGNPAKYPIYWDHLLLDASQVTNPSIDPLREPMELRTYLGRKPHSIEVVRDKKTNKPKLATTLSPQLKLEYPFIFSAMSYGALNLNAHRAMAAAAQELGTLYNTGEGGLHKDLYKYGKNVIVQVASGRFGVSEQYLNAGVAIEIKVGQGAKPGIGGHLPGEKVNSDISETRMIPLGSDAISPAPHHDIYSIEDLRQLIYALKEATNYEKPVSVKIAAVHHVAAIASGIARAGADIITIDGFRGGTGAAPQVIRDNVGIPMELALAAVDTRLRDEGIRNQVSIVVGGGVRNSGDAIKAIAMGADAINLGTSTLLALGCTLCQRCYTGKCPWGITTNNPYLAKRLNPEIGAEKLVNLVRAWGHEMKEILGGMGLNALESLRGNRYKLRAVGLTEKDMNLLGVIPAGE
- a CDS encoding DUF1858 domain-containing protein; its protein translation is MITKEMTIGMILRTYPESIKIFTKYGLDCHECQIADLESVEHGAGVHKIGVDELLAELNRVCSPNG
- a CDS encoding aminotransferase class I/II-fold pyridoxal phosphate-dependent enzyme; the protein is MNPLAVELNEMLSQSNPYALEMLSDLGKNLFFPKGILTQSAEAKEKAHKFNATIGIATENGGPMYLQCIQDKLSEFDPKDIYPYAPPAGKPELRALWREKQLRENPSQQGKHFSNPIVTNALTHGLSIVADMFVDNGDHVILPDMLWGNYNLTFGTCSGAVMRKFPTFTVAGGYDVDAFKAELKNSAEEKGKAIVILNFPNNPSGYTPTVAEGDAIVAAIKEVAEGGCNIVAVTDDAYFGLFYEDSMKESLFGKLANLHPRILAVKLDGATKEEFVWGFRTGFITFADGNSFENARVMTALEKKAMGIIRARISNCPHPSQTFAIEALRSPKFLEQKEEKFQVLKGRALKVKEVLNSGKYDSAWAYYPFNSGYFMCLKLKTVDAEKLRIHILDKYGVGGISIGKTDLRIAFSCIEEKDIAELFDIIYQGVQDLA
- the coaD gene encoding pantetheine-phosphate adenylyltransferase; the encoded protein is MPRKIAVYPGSFDPITYGHLDIINRGLRIFDSVIVAVASNSSKNSLFTIEERVELISLVLEDNPRAKVDTFGGLLIDYVLSQHATVIIRGLRAVSDFEYEFQIAQMNRSISQEIETLFMMTSVPFSYLSSSIVKEVSSLNGPVDGLVPPLVKQALANKFSSYAHKTRRP
- the rsmD gene encoding 16S rRNA (guanine(966)-N(2))-methyltransferase RsmD, which encodes MRVISGTARGRRLLAPHDRRVRPTSDRIKEALFSIIVSLRGNLLGSRVLDLCSGTGNLGIEALSRGADEAVFVDNHRSSAELTKKNLLATGFSDRSEIIISDARIAVSRLSEQGRRFHLVLADPPYGQGIAAELLNQVSAHEILFEQALVVIETTAQELLPEYVGLLRQFDHRIYGDTALTFFTNSH